CGGGGTGCGGACGCCGTCGACGAAGACGACGTCCCTCGCGGTACGAGGCACGGGGGCTCTCCTCCCAGGGGGACATGACGTGGTGCGCAGTCCGCACGGCTCACGGGTGGAGCGGCGCTGCTTCACCGTCATGCTACCCGCCGGTAACTAACTTGCCCAGGGGAGACGGGGGTGCGGGGGAGTGTGTTGCGCACCACGTACGCGGACGGCGGTCCGCCTGGGCAACCGGGCGACACGACCGGGCACGCAATCGGGCAATCACAAGGGGCGCGCGGGGGTACGTCCCAGCCGCCAAGGCTGGGACGTACCCCCACGCGCCCCTGTGGTCGGCCTGCTACGGCCTGTTACTGGGAGGCCGCCGCGGCGAAGGCGGCCGCGATGGCCGGGGCCACCAGGGCGACCTGCCAGCGGCGGGCGCCGAGCGTCCGCAGCGCGGCGCCGACCGACTCGGCGTCGGCCGGGGCGGGCGGTTCCCAGGAGACCCGCCGGACCAGGTCCGGGGTGATCAGGTTCTCGGCCGGGAGGTTGTGCCGCTCGGCGAGCTCGGAGACCGCGGCCCGCGCCCCGGACAGCCGGGCGGCGGCGACCGGGTCCTTGTCGGCCCAGGCGCGCGGCGGCGGCGGCCCGTCGTGCGGCGCCGAGGCGGGCGGCAGCTGGGCCTCCGGGATCTCCCGGGCCCGCTGCAGCGCGGCCAGCCACTGGTCCAGCTGCCGGCGGTTGACCCGCGGGCCGAAGCCCTGGACGGCGATCAGCGCGGGGGCGTTCAGCGGCATCGCGAGGGCGGCGTTGACGATCGCCGCGTCCGGCAGCACCCGGCCGGGGGAGACGTCCCGCTCGCGGGCGATCCGGTCGCGGGTCTCCCAGAGCTCGCGGACGGCGGCCAGCTGGCGGCGGCGCCGGACCTTGTGCAGCTGCGAGGTGCGCCGCCAGGGGTCGACCCGGGGGGCCGGCCGCGGGGCGTTCGCCAGCGCGGAGAACTCCTCCAGGGCCCAGGCGAGCTTGCCCTGGCCGGCCAGCTCCGCCTCCAGCGCGTCGCGCAGCTCGACCAGCACCTCGACGTCCAGCGCGGCGTACCGCAGCCAGGGCTCCGGGAGCGGCCGGGTGGACCAGTCCACCGCGGAGTGCTCCTTGGCCAGCGACAGGCCGAGGACGCTCTCGGTCATCGGGCCGAGGCCGACCCGGGGGAACCCGGCGAGTCGGCCCGCCAGCTCGGTGTCGAAGAGCCGGGTCGGCCGCATGCCCACCTCGGCGAGGCAGGGGAGGTCCTGGGTCGCGGCGTGCACCACCCACTCGGCGTCGGCCAGCGCCTCGCCGAGCGCGCTCAGGTCGGGGCAGCCGATCGGGTCGATCAGGGCGGTGCCGGA
The window above is part of the Kitasatospora sp. HUAS MG31 genome. Proteins encoded here:
- a CDS encoding ribonuclease D, which encodes MTDAVAAIPETAPVPLLEPREGLPPVVADDAALAATVAAFAAGTGPVAVDAERASGYRYGQRAYLIQLRRAGSGTALIDPIGCPDLSALGEALADAEWVVHAATQDLPCLAEVGMRPTRLFDTELAGRLAGFPRVGLGPMTESVLGLSLAKEHSAVDWSTRPLPEPWLRYAALDVEVLVELRDALEAELAGQGKLAWALEEFSALANAPRPAPRVDPWRRTSQLHKVRRRRQLAAVRELWETRDRIARERDVSPGRVLPDAAIVNAALAMPLNAPALIAVQGFGPRVNRRQLDQWLAALQRAREIPEAQLPPASAPHDGPPPPRAWADKDPVAAARLSGARAAVSELAERHNLPAENLITPDLVRRVSWEPPAPADAESVGAALRTLGARRWQVALVAPAIAAAFAAAASQ